A single window of Micrococcaceae bacterium Sec5.1 DNA harbors:
- a CDS encoding AMP-binding protein, producing the protein MPFLDKIELWADERPHDTAVVVGRSRLNWAELRDAAASLLGHATATTVLAEPNSTDFVAKFTAAVAGERRCAVLDPQWPAAMVEEVTSRIVDSTISTGVDLVDGDPSTTFLIGLTSGTTSVPKAFTRSRRSWQVSFDASIEFFGLSQDDRTLAAGPLSSSLNLYALSECLYAGSAFHSLESFDVGDAHAAISHDNITRLVLTPTMLRLLSERGLAGDVDASGIRSIICAGSKLDGRTLEAARRWAPHAAIFEYYGASELSFVSGTRLAAGEPLDVGGTGIGRPFPGVELRILDDAGQILPDGEHGNISVRSGMVSNGYLWGDDGQALRCLDGWYTVGDQGYLADGILHILGRRSDMIITAGKNVYPHEVELALASVPGIEVAVAAGAPDDIRGQKVIAGVVPAYGAVTATQLRTGLDGLLARDKWPLQYYVLSELPITDRGKVSRMVLLDWIKNHDARARPLG; encoded by the coding sequence ATGCCTTTTCTGGACAAAATTGAGCTCTGGGCCGATGAGCGTCCCCACGACACCGCCGTCGTTGTGGGCCGCAGCCGGCTCAACTGGGCCGAGCTCCGCGACGCCGCGGCAAGCCTGCTTGGCCACGCGACGGCCACTACTGTGCTTGCCGAACCCAACTCCACTGACTTCGTCGCGAAGTTTACGGCGGCGGTGGCGGGGGAGCGCCGCTGTGCTGTGCTGGACCCACAGTGGCCTGCAGCAATGGTGGAGGAAGTGACGTCGCGCATCGTCGACTCCACCATCTCAACCGGCGTGGACCTTGTGGACGGGGATCCGTCCACAACCTTCCTGATTGGGCTTACCTCCGGCACGACTTCAGTGCCCAAGGCGTTCACACGGTCCCGCCGGTCGTGGCAGGTCTCGTTCGACGCTTCGATCGAGTTCTTTGGGCTCTCGCAGGACGATCGGACCCTGGCGGCAGGTCCCCTCTCCTCCAGCTTGAACCTCTACGCCCTGTCCGAATGCCTGTACGCGGGCTCCGCGTTTCACTCGCTGGAATCGTTCGACGTCGGTGACGCGCATGCAGCGATAAGCCACGACAACATCACAAGACTCGTGCTCACCCCGACCATGCTGCGTTTGCTCAGCGAACGTGGCTTGGCTGGAGACGTGGATGCTTCCGGCATCCGCAGCATCATCTGCGCGGGTTCCAAGCTGGATGGCCGTACGTTGGAAGCGGCGCGGCGCTGGGCCCCACATGCTGCCATCTTTGAGTACTACGGAGCCTCCGAATTGAGCTTCGTCTCCGGCACGCGGCTGGCTGCCGGGGAACCGCTCGACGTCGGGGGTACTGGGATTGGCCGGCCTTTTCCTGGTGTGGAATTGCGAATCCTGGACGACGCCGGCCAGATTCTGCCGGATGGGGAGCACGGCAACATCAGCGTCCGCAGTGGGATGGTGAGCAACGGCTACCTGTGGGGCGACGACGGCCAAGCCCTCCGCTGCTTGGACGGCTGGTACACAGTGGGGGACCAGGGCTATCTCGCCGACGGGATCCTGCACATTCTGGGACGTCGTTCGGACATGATCATCACGGCGGGGAAGAACGTGTACCCACACGAGGTGGAACTCGCCCTCGCTTCCGTTCCAGGCATCGAAGTTGCGGTAGCAGCCGGCGCTCCGGATGACATCCGCGGCCAAAAGGTGATTGCCGGCGTCGTTCCCGCTTATGGTGCCGTCACGGCGACGCAGCTCCGCACTGGCCTTGATGGCCTGCTCGCGCGGGACAAGTGGCCTCTGCAGTACTACGTCCTGTCCGAGTTACCGATTACGGATCGCGGTAAGGTCAGCCGGATGGTGCTGCTCGACTGGATCAAAAACCATGATGCCCGGGCGCGTCCCCTTGGGTAG